The DNA sequence GCTGCTCACCCACGACCATCACGGCGACAACCTGGACGGTGCCGGCCGGGCCCTGCTGCCGTCGGCCGGCACCGTGGTCACCACGACCGCCGGCGCCCGACGGCTCGGCGGCACCGCCCGTGGTCTCGCGCCCTGGGCGGTCACCCGGCTCGAAGCACCCGGCCGGCCGACGATCGAGGTCACCGCCACCCCCGCCCGGCACGGGCCGCCGCTGAGCCGCCCGGTCGTCGGCGACGTGGTCGGGTTCGCGCTGCGCTGGGCCGGCCAGCGCCACGGGATCGTGTGGATCACCGGCGACACGGTGCTGTACGGCGGCCTGCGGCGGGTCCCCGAGCGTTTCCCGGTCAGCGTCATGCTGCTGCACCTGGGCGGCGTACGGTTCCCGGTCACCGGTCCGCTGCGCTACACGATGACCGCGCGCAAGGGCGTCGAGCTGTGCCGTCTCGTCCGGGCGCGGACCGTGGTCCCGGTGCACTACGAGGGCTGGGCGCACTTCGGGCAGGACCGCGACGCCGTCGACGGCGCCTTCGCCGCGGCGCCCGACGACGTCCGGCGCAGCCTGCGCCGGCTGCCGATCGGCGCTCCGGCCACCGTCACCGTCTGAACCGGTCCCCGGGGCCCTGGACGCGGCGGGGGCGTCCGACCATCTGGCGATTTCAGGCCGGTGTCCATCGGGCGCTTTCCCCGGCCGGTAAGGCTGCTCCGAAGCATCATGTCTGACGTTATTCGTGAGGATTCGAACGGGTGCGCAGGGCACCTATTTTGACGATCAATGCGGGCACCCGGGAAGCGTTTCCCGATCATGCCGTCCAACGCCTGGTGAACGGCCGCGAATGCTCCCGTTCATGCGTAGCACGCCGGCCGTTCACACCCGCCTCCACTCACCGTTAGTGCGTCCTTGCAGCATGCCTCTCCGGGGACGAAGTGCCCCGTGTATCCGGCATTTCGGTGACCCGCGCAATATGACCTATCGCGTGGGAGACAAGCCATGCCCGACGATCCGGGGTGGCGGGACGGAGCGCTCGCGTATGGCTGCTGACCGTCGGCCGGTCGCGCAGTTCCGCGTGTACCGCACCTCGCGGGAGTGATCGTCTGGCGGCTGGTCGCCTCGAACAACCGGGTGCTCGGCGTGTCGGCGACCGGCTTCCCCGCAGTTCAGGACGCGATCACCGCGATCCGGACGGTCCGCGACGGCACGTCGACCGCATCGATCGAGGTGCTCCACGTTCCCGACCGGGACTGGACGTGGCGGATGCACGGCGGCGAGGGCACCGTGATCGCGGTGTCCTACCGCAGCTACAAGCGCAGAATCGACTGCCGTCGGGCGACCGAACGCTTTGCCGCGGCCGCGCCGTACGCGGAAGTCGATCCGGCGGTCGGCCGGCGCGGACGATTCTGGTCGGCGGATCAGGGCGTCGACTAATGCGATCTTGAATTGTGGACCGCCGTTTCGCGGTGGTGCGCCCTTTGCGGTGTGTTAACCGGGCGTCGGGACACCGGTAACCGGCACTGAGTTTCCTGAGCTCGATTCCCGCGCGGAATCCCGCGCAACCGGCTGCCGGTTTCCGACAGGAGTTCTCATCGTGCCTCGAAATGCGTCAACGCCGTCGCGCGTACGGGTCGCCCGGCTGTTCGGTAACGCGGCGATCGCCGTCGGGGTGGCGGCGGCCGCCGTACCGGTGCTGGTCGGCCCCGCCGAGGCGGCACCGGTCGGCACGATCACGCTCGAGCCGGCCGCCGGTGAGGTCGCGACGGCGCCGTTCGCCGACTTCACCGCCAGTGCGCCGTGTCCGTCCGGCCACGGCACCGCCGCGGACCTGTTCCTGCGCAACGACGAGGTCTCACCGTTCACGCTGGCCTCCATCGCCGGCCCCGGCCTGGACCAGGCCCCGGTGAGCGGCACCATCAGCGGATCGCTCGCCGAACTCGCGCAGGCCGGTGGCGTTCTCGAACTGCCCGACGGCGACTACGTGCTCGAGCTGTTCTGCTACGACGACGAGTTCACCGTCGCGCCGGACACCCTCGAGACCCGCATCCGGGTCACCGGCACCGGCTGGGCGGTCGTCGCCGGCGGCGAACCGACCCCCACGCCGAGCGCCTCGCCAAGTGCCTCACCGAGCGCGAGCGCGTCGCCGAGCGCGTCGCCGAGTGCGTCGCCCAGTGCCTCACCGAGCCCGTCCGAAGACCCGACCGAAGACCCGACCGAAGATCCGACCGACGATCCGACGCCGGACCCGACGGACGTCCCGCCGGGCTCGCTCCCGAAGACCGGGATCGGGCTCGGCGGCTTCCTGTACGTCGCGGTGCTGCTCATCGCCTGCGGCGCGGCGGCCCTGCTCTGGGCCCGCCGGCAGCAGCTCGCCGCCGCACCGCCACGGCCCTGACCGGGTACGGGACCGGGGGAGCGGCGGTGCGCAGCGCCAAGGTGGACGACGAGCGGCGCCGGTCGACGGGCACCGGCACGGCGCCGGTCGACCGGATCTTCCGGGCCGGTGCCCGGGGCGCCGGCGTGCTCATGCTGTTGATCATGGGTGGGATCGGCGTCTTCCTGGCCGTCCAGGCGGTGCCCACCCTGAGCAACTACGGCTGGGGATTCTTCGTCGAGAGCGACTGGAACCCCGAACGCAACGTGCTCGGCATCGCCGCCGTCGTGGTCGGTACGGCGCTCGTCGCCGCCGTGGCGATCGCCGTCGCCTTCCCGCTGGCCCTGCTGACCGCGCTCTACATCACCGAGTACGCCCCGGCGCGGCTGAAACGACCGCTGGTGTCCACGGTGGACCTGATGGCGGCCGTACCCAGTGTCGTCTACGGCCTCGTCGGGCTGGCGTTCTTCCAGCCCGAGCTGATCCGGATCGCCCGCTGGCTGCACGCGTACGCCGGCTGGCTGCCGTTCTTCGACGTCGGGACGGACGCCGACCCGGTCGACCCGCACGCCGCGATCTGGCCGGAGAGCCGCTACACCTCCTCGGCCTTCGTCGCCGGCGTCGTCGTCGCCCTGATGGTGCTGCCGATCGCCTGCTCGGTCATGCGGGAGGTCTTCGCGCAGGCCCCGCAGAGCGAACGGGAGGCGGCCTGGGCGTTGGGCGCCACCCGCTGGGGGGTGATCCGTTCGGTGGTGCTGCCGTTCGGCCGCGGCGGAATCATCGGCGGCACGATGCTCGGCCTGGGCCGGGCCCTGGGCGAGACGATCGCCGTCGTCTTCATCATCTCGACCGCGTTCGACGTGAAGATCCGGATCCTGGAGAACGGCACCATCACCACCTCGTCGCTGATCGCGGTCCGGTTCGGCGACGCCGACGCCGGCCAACTGTCCGCGCTGCTCGCCGCGGGCCTGGTGCTCTTCCTCATCACGCTGGTCGTCAACACGATCGCCGCCGTCGTCGTCGGTCGCGGCCGCAGCGGCGCCGCGACCGAGATCTGACCGAGAAAGTGAGCAGTCGACCGGTGCAGACCGAAACGACCACGCCGCCGCGCATCGTCGCCCCGCCGGCCAGCAACGGCGGGCCGGCGCGCGGCACCACCAGCGTGCGCGCCGAGCCGCCGCCGGCCGCCACCGAGCCGGCGCCGGCCGTCGAGCCCCGCCGCGAGCTGCGGCCCCGCACCCTCGACGACGTACTGGCACTGGTCGGGTCGGTCCTCGGCGGTCTGTCCCTGGCCTGGCTGCTGTTCCGCCGGCTGCTGCCCACCGACGGCGCCGTCGGCTTCGTCCTGCTGTGGCTCGGCTGTTTCCTGCTGCTCTACGCCGCCGTCACGATGATCCGGCACCCGGCCCCGGTGATCGCCGACCGGATCGCCGCGGCGGTCGTGCACGCCGGGGCGGCCCTCGTCGGCGCCGCCCTGCTCACCGTCATCGGCTACACCGTGTGGCGCGGGCTGGACGCACTGGTCCAGCCGAACTTCTACACACAGGACCTGTCGGCCGCCGGCCCGCTCACCCCGCTCGACACCGGCGGCGCGCTGCACGCGATCGTCGGCACCCTCATCGAGATCAGCATCGCGATCGCCGTGACGCTGCCGCTGGGCGTGGCCACCGCCGTGTTCATCACCGAGGTCGGCGGCCGGTTCAGTCGCCTGGTCCGCACCATCGTCGAGGCGATGACCGCCCTGCCCTCGATCGTGGCCGGCCTGTTCATCTACACGGTGCTCCAGGTGACCCTCGGGTTCCCGCGCTCCGGCCTGGCCGCCGCGCTGGCGCTGTCGGTGATGATGCTGCCGATCATCGCCCGGGCCGCCGACGTCGTGCTCCGGGTGGTGCCCGGCGGGCTGCGCGAGGCGAGCCTGGCCCTGGGCGCCTCGCAGTGGCAGACGGTGTGGCACGTGGTGCTGCCGACCGCCCGGCCGGGGCTGGCCACCGCCCTGATCCTGGGCACCGCCCGCGGTGTCGGGGAGACGTCGCCGGTCCTGCTCACCTCGGGCGCGTCCAACTTCCTGAACGCCGATCCGCTGAACAACTCGATGAACTCGCTGCCGCTGTTCGTCTACTCGCTGGTCCGCAGCGGCGAGCCGACGTACATCGCGCGGGCGTTCGGCGGCGCGGCGCTGCTGCTCGTACTCGTGCTCGTGCTCTTCGTCGTGGCCCGCGTGGTCGCGGCCCGGCGCGACGGCACGCGATGACCGAACGACGTCTGGAGGACCGATGAAACGGCGCGGCAGGCTGACCGGCGCGGTGCTGGCGATACTGGTCGCGGTGACGACACCGGCGGCACCGGCCTTCGCCGTGCCGTACGAGCAGGTCGAGGGGACCGGTTCGACGTGGAGCGCCAACGCGCTCCAGCAGTGGGTGACCGGTGTGCAGGCGACCGGCAACCGGGTCGTGTACACCGCCAACGGATCGTCGGCGGGCCGGCGCGACTTCAGCAACTCCCAGAGCGACTTCGGCGTCTCGGAGATCCCGTACCAGACCCGGCCGGACCCGAGGACGGGCGTCGTCGAGGAGGCCCGCCGCGAGTTCGCGTACATGCCGATCGTCGCCGGCGGCACCTCGTTCATGTACCACATCAAGGTCGGCGGCAAGCTCTACCGCGACCTGCGGCTGTCCGGCGAGACGATCGCCGGCATCTTCACCAACCGGATCACCAAGTGGAACGATCCGGCGATCACCCGCGACAACAACGGCAGGGCGCTGCCGGCGATCGACATCGTGCCCGTGGTGCGTTCCGACGGCTCGGGTACGACCGCCCAGTTCTCGCTCTGGATGGACAAGCAGCACCAGCGGCAGTGGCGCGACTACTGCGACTGCCAGGGGCTGACGTCGTACTACCCGCGCACGGGTCGGCAGGTGGCGCAGAGCGGTTCCGACAACGTCGCCAACTACGTGGCCGCCGGCTCCGGCAACGGCACCATCGGCTACGTCGAGTACTCCTACGCCCGCAACAAGAACTTTCCGGTGGCCAAGATGCTGAACCGGGCCGGGTACTACGTCGGGCCGACCGACCACAACGTCGCCGTCGCGCTGCAGGAAGCCCGGATCAACACCGACCGCAGCAACCCGCGCGAATACCTGACCCAGATCCTCGACGGGGTGTACGCCAGCAACGACAAGCGGTCGTACCCGCTGTCGTCGTACTCGTACATGATCCTGCCGGTCGCGGCCGACGACCGGCGGATGACGCCGGGGCGGGCCCGGGCACTGGCCGACTACGCCTACTACTCGATCTGCGAGGGGCAACGCAACGCCGGGCAGCTCGGCTACTCGCCGCTGCCGCGCAACCTCGTTCAGGCCGGCTTCGAGCAGATCGCCCGGATCGCCAAGCTCGCCGCCGAGGACCGCACCGACAAGGACTTCGCCAACTGTCCGAACCCGACGTTCGATCCCCGTAACCCCAACGTCAACAAGCTCGCCCGCGAGGCGCCGAACCCGCCGGAGTGCGACCGGCAGGGCCAGGGCCCGTGCGGCGCGGCGGGGGGCGGTGGCCCACGACCCACCGGTACGGCGTCCCCGCCGCCCGGCGGCACGCCGCAGGGCGGGGTCCCGTCCGCCGGTCCGTCCCCGTCGGCGTCGGCCGGCACCTCCCCGGTCGACGCCGACGGGGACGGCGTCGCCGACGTCGACCCGGAGACCGGCCAGCCGATCCTGGCCGGCGGGGGCGGGGGCGACCTGGTCGGCTCGGCGACCGAGGTGGCCGCGTTCCGGCAGGACGGCGGCCGGTGGGTGCCGCTGCTCGCCGCCGGCCTAGTCCTGCTCGTGGTGTTGCTGCCGGCCCTGGTCACCCGGTCACTGACCCGCCGGCCGGAGGCCCGGCGATGAGCGTCGCCCGCCGGGTCGGGTTCGCGGTCGCGCTGCTCGCCGCCGCGTCCGTCGCCCCCGGCCTGCTCGGCCGGCCGGCGACGGCGGAACCACCGGCCGACGCCGCCGTCACCCTGACCAGGGAGATCCACCGTGGCGACCGGGAGACCCGGACCGCGACCGTCTCGGTCTCCGAACACCAGAACCTGATCAACCGGCAGATCGTCCGGATCAGCTGGTCCGGTTTCGTACCCAGCCACGGCCTGCCGATCGGGACCGTTCCGCAGAACGCCAGCGCGCCCAACGAGATGGAATACCCGGTCGTCGTGATGCAGTGCGTCGGCGCCGATCCCGCGCAGCGGGACTGCTACTTCCAGCGCCCGATCGCCCGGGTGGCGTCGCGGATGTCGTACTGGGACGCGCTCCAGCCACCGGACCGGCAGGCCGACGGATACGTGGAGCCGTTCAAGGCGGTCACCCGCGACGAGCCGTATCAGCTGCAGAGCGGCGACATGCCCCCGGACTTCGGCACGAACTCCTTCGCCGGCACCACCCTCGTCGAGCCGACCGGCCTCTCCGGTGACCGGACCGACGTCCGGTTCGAGATCCGTGACCAGGTGACGACCCCGAGCCTCGGCTGCTCGGCGACCAGCGAGTGCTCCATCGTGGTCGTACCGGTGATGGACCTGGTCTGTGCCGCCGACGCCGACCCACCCTGCCGGGCCGGGCCTCTCGCCCCGCTCGGGGCCCCCAGCCAGGGCGTCGTCTACAACGAGAGCCTGACCACGCAGGCCTGGTATCTCGAGTCGAACTGGCGCAACCGGTTCGTCGTGCCGATCACGATCGCGCCACCGGAGGCGACCTGCGACGCCACCGACCCGCGACCGCAACGCGCCCTCGTCGGAGCCGAGACCGCCGACCTGGCGATGCGCCGCGTCGGGCAGGACCTCTGCGTCGACCGGTCCGCCCCGAAGATCGCCCACGTGCGACAGAGCGAGGAGGTGGCCCGTGGGTCGCTGGCCAGGGCGAACGGCACGGAGTACGAGGCCGACGCCGCCCTGGTCACCCGCCCGGTGACGAACTCGCCCCGGCCGCTGGTGCATGCGCCGATCCTGGCCACCGGGTTCGCGGTGACGTTCGCCGTCGACGTGCAGGTGCCGGGCGAGGCCCCGTACGAGATGGCCGACCTGCGACTCAACCCACGCCTGCTGGCGAAGCTGTTGACCCAGTCGTACAAGAACGTCGGGTGGGGCAACCACGACCACCCGACGATCGGTGAGAACCCGCAGACGCTGTTCCACGACCCGGAGTTCCACGCCCTCAACCCCGACTATCCGGTCGCCGACGGGCAGCCGGCCAACAGCAACAACGCGGTCGTGGCCCAGAGCCTCGCGGTGGTCACCAACGACTCGGACGCCTACCACGAACTGACCCGCTACGTCGCCGCCGACGGCGAGGCGGCCCGGTGGCTCGCCGGCGAACCCGACGAGTACGGCACCGTGGTCAACCCGCGGTACCGGGGCACGCCGTTCCCGATGGCCCGGTTCGAGCAGCGCGACGACTGGCACCAGGAGGGTGTGCCGTGCGGAGCGCTGCCGGCGCTGACCGCCAGCCAGCACGTCGCGCCGACCCTCCATGACGCCACCTACATGATCGCGGACTCACAGGGCCTCAACCAGGAGTGCGTCAACGGGGGCACGCCCGGGAATCCAGTCTGGGGGTGGGCCAAACCGAACCGTCTCTACTACCCCAACCGGGTCTATCTCGCCGTCTCCTCGGTCGCGTACGCGCGGGCGTACGGGCTGCCGACGGCACAGCTGCAGAGCGGCCGGACGGCCGACGGCGGGCGTACGTTCGTCGACCCGACCCCCGAGTCGATGACGGCGGCGCTGCGGCACACGGTGCGTGACGCGGCGAGCGGCACGCTGCTCGTCGACCACGCCAACCTGCCCGCCGACGCCTACCCGGGCACGTTGCCGGTCTACGCGGCCGTGCCGACCGCCGGGCTGGCCGCCGACGTCGCCGCCGACTATGCCGAGTTCCTGCGTCGCGCTGTCGACGACCGGCGGCAGACGCTCGGCTCCGGAGTGGGACAGTTGCCGGACGGCTACGCGCCGCTGCCGCCGGAACTGCGCCGGCAGACCCGCACCCTCGCCGAGGTGGTCGCCCGGCAGCAGGGGGCGCCGCCGGCACCCACACCCGGGCCGTCGTCGTCGCCGGCCGACACCGGCGGCGGGCCGACCGGCACGAACCCCGATCCGGCCGGCACCGCGTCCACCCCGACCCCGGGTACGTCGGTCCCGACGTCGGCCACGCCGACGCCGAGCGGACCGCAGGTGGTGGTGCCGCGGGCGGCGACCCGCGGCGAGACGTCGGTGCTCGGCCGGTGGGCGCTGCCGGCGGTGCTCGGCACCGGCCTGCTCGTCCTGCTGGTGCTGCCGTTCGTCCTGCTGGCCGCCCAGCCGGACCATCCGCTGCGCCGGCTCGGCCAGAACGCCCGGCGGCTGCTGACCCGGTAGCGCATCCCGAACACCCCGGCCGGGGGCGGCCCACCCGCCGTCCCCGGCCTTTTCCCGAAGGAGCCAGGCAATGGCTGGTACGCAGGTCGACGCCGGGCCGGTCCGGACCGGTCGCGGCGCGATGACGGTGGCGGGGGTGCTGACGCTGGTGGCGCTGCTCGCGTTCGGCTTCGTCGGCTATCTGCTGATGGTCAGCCCGTTGCAGCAGCAGCGGACGCAGAACAACCTCTTCGACCGGATCCGGGGCGAGCTGGCGCAGGCGACCGCACCGATCGGCGGCGCCATCGCCCCCGGCACTCCGGTCGCCGTGCTCAGCATCGGTTCGATCGGGTTGGAGGCGGTGGTGGTCGAAGGGACGTCGGCGGCCGACCTGCTCGCCGGGCCGGGCCACCGCCGCGACACCCCGCTGCCGGGCCAGGCCGGGGTGTCGCTGCTGTACGGCCGGGCCGGCACCTTCGGGGCGCCGTTCCGCCGGGTGCCGGACCTGGTTCCCGGTGCGACCGTCGGCGTCGTCACCGGACAGGGCGAGTTCACCTACCGGGTCGAGGGCGTGCGCCGCGACGGTGATCCGCTGCCGGCCCCGCTGCCGGCCGGCGGTGGCCGGCTGACCCTGGTGACGACCGACGCCACCCGGATGCTCACCGCCGCCGACACCGTCTTCGTCGACGCCGTTCTCGTCGGCGACAGCCAGCCGGCCCCGGCCGGGCGGCCCGGGCTCGTGCCGGCGTACGAGCGGGCGCTGCAACCGGATCCGACGGCCGGCTTCCCGCTGGTGCTGTGGTTGCAGGCGCTCGCCCTGGCGGCCGGGGGACTCACCTGGGCCCGGCACCGGTGGGGCCGGGGCGAGGCGTGGGTGGTCGGCACGCCGATCGTGCTGGCCTGCGGCTGGCAGGTGTACGAGGCCGCGGTGCGCCTGCTGCCGAACCTGCTCTGAAACAGGGACCTGGAACGGGGCCGGACGGTGACGCCGTCCGGCCCCGGGATCAGGGGTTGGGTCAGGGGATCCGGACCGGTACGCCGCAGCTGCCCGCGGCCGAGGTCTTCGGCAGCGTCTGGAAGCCGTGGGCCGCGATGATGGCGTCGGCGGCGGCGGTGCACAGGTAGCCGGTCGTGTTGAACACCGTTCCGACCGTGGCCTCCCGGCTGGTCTTGACCACGTTGTAGAGGAGGCGGGTGGGGTTGAAGTTACCGGTGCCGGTGCGCAGAGCGATGATCTTCTGCCCGTTGACGACCGGGACGTTGACGTTGTAGCGGGCGACCGAGAACGGCGCGATCGCGTTGGCGTTGGAGTTGATCAGGGCCGGGTCGTGCTCCTGCGGGTCGTCGTTGACGCAGAAGCTGCCCGGGCTCTCGCTCTTGGTGACGATCTGCGCCTCGGTCAGACCGACCTGGGCGAGGAAGTAGGAGCGGGTGCCGGAGCCCGGCTGGGGCAGCAGCGGGCGGATGGTGGCCGTGGAGGCGCCGGGGACGAAGTCGCTCCACTGGTTGGCGGTCGCCTGGCACTGGTAGATGGCGGCCAGCCGGGCGGGGGTGAAGACCAGGCTCGCCGGGGCGTTGGTGTTCGGGCTGCCGTCGCTGTTGGCGCGGGCGACGGCGATCGCCAGCCCGTCGCCGGCGAACGGGTAGAACGTCAGCGGGACGGGCGGCGGGTTGAAGCTCCCGGGCCCGCTGGACGAGCGGGCGAAGTCGAGGTAGTCGTCCTCCGGGTTGCTGGTGGGGCTGTTGCCGGCGGCGGCCAGCGCGGCGACGCCCTGGCTCGAGCCGTTCGGGCGGTTGATCACCGGCGCGCCGGCCTGCGGCGTGATGGACGGCGTGACGAGGACGTCCCACGACGCCAGCCGGCGGGTCGGGGCGGGGCTCTGGGCGTTGTGCGCGGTCGCCAGCGCGTTCAGGACGAACTGGCTGGTGTCCGAGCCCGAGCCGACGTAGTCGTCGGAGTCCGGGGCGAACGTCGGGTCGGCCTGGGCGCTGACGGCGAGCGCCAGCGTCATGGCCACCGCGGTGAACGCCACCGCGGCACCCTTCAGGGTGGTCTTGCGCATCTGCGGGATACCTCCGCTGGATTTCGATCAGCCTCGATCTGAGGCCGGATCCCAGCCCACCAGTCGGTGACTTTTGGTGCCACCAACGTCACCCAACGACTAACTTCGCGCGACACGGCCTGCGCGTTAACGCGCAGCCAATCGGGCAAAAGTGCTCCAGATGCCCGGCCATTTCCAGGAGTGTCCACGTTCACCGTTCGGTCGCCGGGAGCGGTTAACGTCCGCGACGGCCGCGCTCGGATTCGAAGGAGTCGCCGATGACTGCCGCCACCACGGAACTCGACCTGGACGGGATCCACGCCACCGGCTCGACGCTGCGTACCGAGAACCTGTCGGCCTGGTTCGGCAACCACAAGGTCCTCGACCGGGTGTCGCTGACCATGCCGGCCGGCGTGGTCACCGCCCTGATCGGACCGTCCGGCTGCGGCAAGTCGACGTTCCTGCGGATCCTCAACCGGATGCACGAACTGGTGCCGTCCGCGTCCCTGGCCGGCGAGGTCCTTCTCGACGACCAGGACATCTACGGGGCCGGCCAGCGGCTCACCGAGACCCGACGGCGCATCGGCATGGTTTTCCAGAAGCCGAACCCGTTTCCCACCATGTCGATCGCCGACAACGTCACCGCCGGCCTGAAACTCACCGGCCTGCGGGCCAACCGCGCCGAGAAGGCCGCGCTCGTCGAGGAATGCCTCACCCGCGCCGGCCTGTGGCGCGAGGTCAAGGACCGCCTCCGGCAGCCCGGCGGGGCCCTGTCCGGCGGACAGCAGCAGCGGCTGTGCATCGCCCGCTCGCTCGCCGTACGTCCCGACGTGCTCCTCATGGACGAGCCCTGCTCGGCCCTGGACCCGACCTCCACCCGCCGCATCGAGGAGACCATCGGCGAACTGCGCTCCGAGGTCACCATCGTCATCGTCACCCACAACATGCAGCAGGCGGCCCGGGTCTCCCAGCAGTGCGCGTTCTTCCTCGCCGAGGAGGGCCGGCCGGGCTACGTCGTGGAGCACGGCGACACCGGGCGGATGTTCGGCGACCCGCAGGACCGGCGGACCGCCGACTACGTCAACGGCCGCTTCGGCTGACCCGCCTCGGCGAGGAAGTCGGTGACGAGGGCGGCGATCCGCGCGGGGTCCTCGGCGACCATCGCGTGGCTGGCACCCGCCAGGTGCCGTACCCGCAACGCGGAATTGTCCACAGTGGCCAGCCGTTCCGCGGTGGCCCGGCGGTACGCGGCGTACAGGTCGTGGAACGGCCGCTGTTCGGGCAGATCCTCGGTGGCGAAGACGAGCAGCAGCGGGGACCGGGTCTCCCGGTAGGCCGGGAGCAGGTCGAGCGAGGACATCGCGACGCGCAGTTGGGCGGTCAACCCGGGATCCGGTCGTAGCCGGCTGCGGCCGTCGCCGCACGGCACGAGGTTGCGTTCGAAGGCGGCCGCCCACCCGTCCGGGTCCGCGCCGTACCGCTGCGCCATCGCCCGCTGCCCGGCCAGTGCGGCGGCCACCTGGTCCGCGCCGAGCGGTTCGGCGAGCATCGCGCCCATCGCGTCGAAGGTCGCCCGCAGCCGGGCCAGGTCGCCCGCCGCCTGCTCAGAGTCCATTCCGGACAGTTGGTCGAGGCGGTCCAGGGTGGGGTTTCCGTCGAGGCTGACCGCGCCCGGGCAGTCCGGGTGGCGGTGCGCCCAGAGCGTGGCCAGCATGCCGCCGAGCGAGTGGCCGACCACCGCCGGCCGGACCAGGCCGAGGCTGTCGGCGACGCCGGCCAGGTCGGTCAGGACGTCGTCCCAGTGCCACGGGCCGTCGCCGGACCGTCCGTGGCCGCGCAGGTCGACGGTCACGATCCGGTACGCCGGCCGCAGCCGTTCGGCGAGCGCCGTCATCTGGGCGAGGTTGCCGCCGGCTCCGTGCAGGA is a window from the Polymorphospora rubra genome containing:
- a CDS encoding MBL fold metallo-hydrolase, whose amino-acid sequence is MTDVRVTHIGGPTTLIEVGGWRLLTDPTFDPAGRRYDFGWGTSSRKLTDPARTPGELPPIDAVLLTHDHHGDNLDGAGRALLPSAGTVVTTTAGARRLGGTARGLAPWAVTRLEAPGRPTIEVTATPARHGPPLSRPVVGDVVGFALRWAGQRHGIVWITGDTVLYGGLRRVPERFPVSVMLLHLGGVRFPVTGPLRYTMTARKGVELCRLVRARTVVPVHYEGWAHFGQDRDAVDGAFAAAPDDVRRSLRRLPIGAPATVTV
- the pstC gene encoding phosphate ABC transporter permease subunit PstC translates to MRSAKVDDERRRSTGTGTAPVDRIFRAGARGAGVLMLLIMGGIGVFLAVQAVPTLSNYGWGFFVESDWNPERNVLGIAAVVVGTALVAAVAIAVAFPLALLTALYITEYAPARLKRPLVSTVDLMAAVPSVVYGLVGLAFFQPELIRIARWLHAYAGWLPFFDVGTDADPVDPHAAIWPESRYTSSAFVAGVVVALMVLPIACSVMREVFAQAPQSEREAAWALGATRWGVIRSVVLPFGRGGIIGGTMLGLGRALGETIAVVFIISTAFDVKIRILENGTITTSSLIAVRFGDADAGQLSALLAAGLVLFLITLVVNTIAAVVVGRGRSGAATEI
- the pstA gene encoding phosphate ABC transporter permease PstA, whose product is MQTETTTPPRIVAPPASNGGPARGTTSVRAEPPPAATEPAPAVEPRRELRPRTLDDVLALVGSVLGGLSLAWLLFRRLLPTDGAVGFVLLWLGCFLLLYAAVTMIRHPAPVIADRIAAAVVHAGAALVGAALLTVIGYTVWRGLDALVQPNFYTQDLSAAGPLTPLDTGGALHAIVGTLIEISIAIAVTLPLGVATAVFITEVGGRFSRLVRTIVEAMTALPSIVAGLFIYTVLQVTLGFPRSGLAAALALSVMMLPIIARAADVVLRVVPGGLREASLALGASQWQTVWHVVLPTARPGLATALILGTARGVGETSPVLLTSGASNFLNADPLNNSMNSLPLFVYSLVRSGEPTYIARAFGGAALLLVLVLVLFVVARVVAARRDGTR
- a CDS encoding phosphate ABC transporter substrate-binding protein PstS; translation: MKRRGRLTGAVLAILVAVTTPAAPAFAVPYEQVEGTGSTWSANALQQWVTGVQATGNRVVYTANGSSAGRRDFSNSQSDFGVSEIPYQTRPDPRTGVVEEARREFAYMPIVAGGTSFMYHIKVGGKLYRDLRLSGETIAGIFTNRITKWNDPAITRDNNGRALPAIDIVPVVRSDGSGTTAQFSLWMDKQHQRQWRDYCDCQGLTSYYPRTGRQVAQSGSDNVANYVAAGSGNGTIGYVEYSYARNKNFPVAKMLNRAGYYVGPTDHNVAVALQEARINTDRSNPREYLTQILDGVYASNDKRSYPLSSYSYMILPVAADDRRMTPGRARALADYAYYSICEGQRNAGQLGYSPLPRNLVQAGFEQIARIAKLAAEDRTDKDFANCPNPTFDPRNPNVNKLAREAPNPPECDRQGQGPCGAAGGGGPRPTGTASPPPGGTPQGGVPSAGPSPSASAGTSPVDADGDGVADVDPETGQPILAGGGGGDLVGSATEVAAFRQDGGRWVPLLAAGLVLLVVLLPALVTRSLTRRPEARR
- a CDS encoding sortase, producing MAGTQVDAGPVRTGRGAMTVAGVLTLVALLAFGFVGYLLMVSPLQQQRTQNNLFDRIRGELAQATAPIGGAIAPGTPVAVLSIGSIGLEAVVVEGTSAADLLAGPGHRRDTPLPGQAGVSLLYGRAGTFGAPFRRVPDLVPGATVGVVTGQGEFTYRVEGVRRDGDPLPAPLPAGGGRLTLVTTDATRMLTAADTVFVDAVLVGDSQPAPAGRPGLVPAYERALQPDPTAGFPLVLWLQALALAAGGLTWARHRWGRGEAWVVGTPIVLACGWQVYEAAVRLLPNLL
- a CDS encoding substrate-binding domain-containing protein; translated protein: MRKTTLKGAAVAFTAVAMTLALAVSAQADPTFAPDSDDYVGSGSDTSQFVLNALATAHNAQSPAPTRRLASWDVLVTPSITPQAGAPVINRPNGSSQGVAALAAAGNSPTSNPEDDYLDFARSSSGPGSFNPPPVPLTFYPFAGDGLAIAVARANSDGSPNTNAPASLVFTPARLAAIYQCQATANQWSDFVPGASTATIRPLLPQPGSGTRSYFLAQVGLTEAQIVTKSESPGSFCVNDDPQEHDPALINSNANAIAPFSVARYNVNVPVVNGQKIIALRTGTGNFNPTRLLYNVVKTSREATVGTVFNTTGYLCTAAADAIIAAHGFQTLPKTSAAGSCGVPVRIP
- a CDS encoding phosphate ABC transporter ATP-binding protein yields the protein MTAATTELDLDGIHATGSTLRTENLSAWFGNHKVLDRVSLTMPAGVVTALIGPSGCGKSTFLRILNRMHELVPSASLAGEVLLDDQDIYGAGQRLTETRRRIGMVFQKPNPFPTMSIADNVTAGLKLTGLRANRAEKAALVEECLTRAGLWREVKDRLRQPGGALSGGQQQRLCIARSLAVRPDVLLMDEPCSALDPTSTRRIEETIGELRSEVTIVIVTHNMQQAARVSQQCAFFLAEEGRPGYVVEHGDTGRMFGDPQDRRTADYVNGRFG
- a CDS encoding alpha/beta fold hydrolase — translated: MPDTIVDSGPVPVAARDLGGSGHPLLLLHGAGGNLAQMTALAERLRPAYRIVTVDLRGHGRSGDGPWHWDDVLTDLAGVADSLGLVRPAVVGHSLGGMLATLWAHRHPDCPGAVSLDGNPTLDRLDQLSGMDSEQAAGDLARLRATFDAMGAMLAEPLGADQVAAALAGQRAMAQRYGADPDGWAAAFERNLVPCGDGRSRLRPDPGLTAQLRVAMSSLDLLPAYRETRSPLLLVFATEDLPEQRPFHDLYAAYRRATAERLATVDNSALRVRHLAGASHAMVAEDPARIAALVTDFLAEAGQPKRPLT